The Syngnathus scovelli strain Florida chromosome 7, RoL_Ssco_1.2, whole genome shotgun sequence DNA window AGACGGTCTGGAAGATAGTTTGGAGTTTCGTCTTGACATCTTCAATCAATGGGTTAATCTTCTCTCTCAGAGCAGCGAGGTCTTCTGCTTTGACAGATTTGGCTTGGGCGTAGGCCTTTCCAATCTGCTCTTTGTATTCCCCCACGTATGGACCGACCAACTCTCTCAGCTCCACCAGACGATCATTGACCTTGGTGCGCACAGCGTCAATGATGGGCACGAGAGCGGCCTTGGTCTCCTCAACGTTGACAGAGATCTTTTGGCGCAGCTCTTCCACAATGGGCTCCATCTTGGCTTTCAGAGCTTCCATCTGAGCATCGTGCTTGGCCTGGTATTCTGTGATCACAGGCTCCAGAAGCGCGCGGTACTCTTCGATGTGTTTGTTAACAACCTCGTTCAGCTTTGTTTTGTAGGGGGTGAGTTCCAACTCCAAGGCATCAACATCCTTTTTGACATTATCTCTGAAGGTTTGAGTAAGATCACTGAGTGTCGTAACCACACCGTCGGTGAGGGGAGCGACGGATTCCTGGACGGTTTTGAGCTGAAGGTGAAGATCATCCAAGCGAAGGCTGATTACGTCTCTGGTTAAGAAGAGGGAAGAGAAGAACACTTTTTAACAAGACATCAGATACTTTAAAATGGGAAAGGTGAATCAATCATTCGCATAATTCCATTGTTAGATCGAACAGACTGTAGGActggtttaaaaaaagatgTCAATGAAATGGCCTTACTTGAATTCTTTGTACTCTGTATCATCAAGATTATTCAAGGCCTTTT harbors:
- the apoa1b gene encoding apolipoprotein A-Ib, with protein sequence MKFVALAITLLLAVGCQAASLQADAPSSLAHARAVADVYLTQMKESVKKALNNLDDTEYKEFKDVISLRLDDLHLQLKTVQESVAPLTDGVVTTLSDLTQTFRDNVKKDVDALELELTPYKTKLNEVVNKHIEEYRALLEPVITEYQAKHDAQMEALKAKMEPIVEELRQKISVNVEETKAALVPIIDAVRTKVNDRLVELRELVGPYVGEYKEQIGKAYAQAKSVKAEDLAALREKINPLIEDVKTKLQTIFQTVFQTFSAGEA